A region of Streptomyces sp. TG1A-60 DNA encodes the following proteins:
- a CDS encoding phosphotransferase, with translation MQLCRTAPVPGRGSPAARRERLVRSPRGRRRCQGRPLDGDGRQSSQGTGCSPLARRARIPVRAPDGSPTAHRGRRPTGDVLGIRAGQLSPASFTVLAALLRDLHALPDPGFPLPVLDPFPIMRRRLEVVSGIRREDVRFLAEACDNAEDDFRALVDSSPRHLVHGDAHRGNVLCDGDRALLIDYEAVAIGPRAWDLVPTAMAVDRFGLPPDDYADFVHTYGTDVTEWHGYPVLRTTRELGMTTWLMQNAQSGPAADEFAVRMESLRKGDLERRWHAL, from the coding sequence GTGCAACTCTGCCGGACTGCCCCAGTTCCCGGACGCGGATCTCCTGCGGCTCGGAGAGAACGCCTTGTTCGCTCTCCCCGAGGTCGGCGTCGTTGTCAGGGTCGCCCGCTCGACGGAGATGGCCGACAAAGTAGCCAAGGAACTGGCTGTAGCCCACTGGCTCGCAGGGCACGCATTCCCGTCCGTGCACCCGACGGGAGCCCCACAGCCCATCGAGGCCGACGGCCGACTGGTGACGTTCTGGGAATACGTGCCGGACAGCTCTCCCCCGCCTCCTTCACTGTTCTGGCCGCACTTCTCCGCGACCTGCACGCCCTGCCGGATCCAGGTTTCCCGCTGCCCGTCCTTGATCCGTTCCCCATCATGCGCCGTCGTCTTGAGGTCGTCTCCGGGATCAGACGCGAGGACGTCCGCTTCCTCGCCGAAGCCTGCGACAACGCGGAAGACGACTTCCGCGCCCTTGTCGACTCCTCACCCCGACACTTGGTGCACGGCGACGCCCATCGCGGCAACGTTTTGTGCGACGGCGACCGCGCCCTGCTCATCGACTACGAGGCGGTGGCGATCGGTCCACGGGCCTGGGACCTGGTCCCCACCGCCATGGCCGTGGACCGGTTCGGCCTGCCACCAGACGACTATGCGGACTTCGTCCACACCTACGGCACCGATGTCACCGAGTGGCACGGCTATCCGGTGCTCCGCACGACGCGGGAACTGGGTATGACGACCTGGCTCATGCAGAACGCCCAGTCCGGTCCGGCGGCGGACGAGTTCGCGGTGCGTATGGAGTCTCTGCGAAAGGGTGACCTTGAACGGCGCTGGCACGCGCTCTAA
- a CDS encoding DUF3696 domain-containing protein: MIDRLTLTNFKAFQHADLELGPLTLLTGLNSSGKSSVLQALAMLHQSYTAGDLDRAGEAAREGQLKIGTVPGNGFLLNGELVGLGTGRDVLHENFTEDEPEITLAVNEGAYRYSWTVAYEPEQNLLPLSAVDLPLTSEGATPPVGDAAVIPGYFTAGFQYLHADRISPAEFYPRDHHTAIGRGFLGVRGEHTVNFLRHHATDEVPEGPLRHRSTAAKGLLAQAAAWVGELCPGVDIQAAAIDGTDVVRLSYGFSGPNGTRRRPTNVGFGLTYALPIVVACLTARPGSLVLLENPEAHLHPQGQTRMAGLAAAAAAQGAQLVVETHSDHVLNGVRLAVKRGVLAPEQAVLHYFRGDGEGVDVVSPSIDRDGRLDQWPEGFFDELENTLDQLLS; this comes from the coding sequence GTGATTGACCGGCTGACGCTGACGAACTTCAAGGCGTTCCAGCACGCGGACCTGGAGTTGGGGCCGCTCACTCTGCTGACCGGTCTGAACTCCTCCGGCAAGAGCAGCGTCCTGCAGGCGTTAGCCATGCTGCACCAGTCGTACACGGCGGGGGATCTCGACCGGGCGGGCGAGGCGGCCCGCGAGGGACAGCTGAAGATCGGGACCGTCCCCGGCAACGGCTTCCTGCTCAACGGCGAACTCGTCGGCCTCGGCACCGGCCGGGACGTCCTGCACGAGAACTTCACCGAGGACGAGCCGGAGATCACGCTCGCCGTGAACGAGGGCGCGTACCGCTACTCCTGGACCGTCGCCTACGAGCCCGAACAGAACCTGCTGCCGCTGAGCGCCGTCGACCTGCCGCTCACCAGCGAGGGTGCCACTCCGCCGGTCGGAGACGCCGCCGTCATCCCCGGCTACTTCACCGCGGGCTTCCAGTACCTGCACGCCGACCGGATCTCCCCGGCCGAGTTCTACCCGCGCGACCACCACACGGCCATCGGCCGCGGCTTCCTCGGCGTACGCGGCGAACACACCGTCAACTTCCTTCGCCACCACGCCACCGACGAGGTCCCCGAGGGGCCGCTGCGGCACCGGAGCACCGCCGCGAAGGGGCTGCTCGCGCAGGCCGCCGCCTGGGTGGGGGAGCTGTGCCCGGGGGTGGACATCCAGGCCGCCGCCATCGACGGCACGGACGTGGTGCGGCTGTCGTACGGCTTCTCGGGCCCGAACGGTACGCGCCGGCGCCCGACCAACGTCGGTTTCGGGCTGACGTACGCCCTGCCGATCGTCGTGGCCTGCCTGACCGCGCGGCCCGGCTCGCTCGTCCTCCTGGAGAACCCCGAGGCGCATCTGCACCCGCAGGGGCAGACCCGCATGGCGGGGCTCGCCGCCGCTGCCGCGGCACAGGGCGCGCAGCTCGTCGTCGAGACACACAGCGACCATGTGCTGAACGGTGTTCGCCTCGCGGTGAAGCGAGGGGTGCTCGCCCCTGAGCAGGCCGTCCTGCACTACTTCCGGGGCGACGGTGAGGGCGTCGACGTCGTCAGCCCGAGCATCGACCGGGACGGCCGGCTCGACCAGTGGCCCGAAGGGTTCTTCGACGAGCTGGAGAACACGCTCGACCAGCTGCTCAGCTGA
- a CDS encoding DUF262 domain-containing protein, protein MAGLEDSGSRRRTGGGERPSRFQRYLPLDESDDPELSGLFPSLFAPVEVGDDGRPTGVELEEPADEADSEDGDQDDGPDAISAPFRPESIKIETQATTVDLLLSRMREEMIDLAPDFQRRAGIWSDVDQSRLIESLLLRIPISSFHMAQDADDNWAVVDGIQRLTAIARFMAPGALGMRPLTLRGLDYLHQYHGCGYEELSGRLKIRLRETQLVVHIIQQGTPETVKFNVFSRINTGGMPLKPQEIRHAMIKGPARTYLADLAEDPAFITATGESVSNERMADREMVLRFMAFRLTDPSEHRERDFDQFLVDSMHRVNRLSLGRRYDLAVEFKKAMWCATELFGDHAFRKWRGGKGKSPINKALFEAVAVNLAILDDHRREALVTSRDRVLEGFFELMKDWDFDRAISVATGDPKKVRTRFGMLNELFSGVASGD, encoded by the coding sequence ATGGCGGGCCTGGAGGACAGCGGCAGCAGGCGGCGGACCGGCGGGGGCGAGCGCCCCAGCAGGTTCCAGCGGTATCTGCCGCTCGACGAGAGTGACGACCCGGAGCTGTCCGGGCTCTTCCCGTCGCTGTTCGCCCCTGTCGAGGTCGGTGACGACGGGCGGCCGACCGGAGTCGAGCTGGAGGAGCCCGCCGACGAGGCCGACTCCGAAGACGGGGACCAGGACGACGGACCCGACGCGATCTCCGCTCCCTTCCGACCCGAGAGCATCAAGATCGAGACGCAGGCGACCACCGTCGACCTGCTGCTGTCCCGGATGCGGGAGGAGATGATCGATCTCGCTCCCGACTTCCAGCGCCGCGCCGGAATCTGGAGCGACGTCGACCAGAGCCGCCTCATCGAGTCGCTGCTCCTGCGCATCCCCATCTCGTCGTTCCACATGGCGCAGGACGCCGACGACAACTGGGCGGTCGTGGACGGCATCCAGCGGCTCACCGCGATCGCCCGCTTCATGGCCCCCGGGGCTCTCGGGATGCGTCCGCTGACCCTGCGCGGGCTCGACTACCTCCACCAGTACCACGGCTGCGGATACGAGGAACTGTCCGGACGGCTGAAGATCCGGCTGCGCGAGACCCAGCTCGTGGTGCACATCATCCAGCAGGGGACTCCGGAGACCGTCAAGTTCAACGTCTTCTCCCGGATCAACACCGGCGGTATGCCCCTGAAGCCGCAGGAGATCCGGCACGCAATGATCAAGGGGCCCGCCAGGACGTACCTGGCCGACCTGGCGGAGGACCCCGCGTTCATCACCGCCACCGGCGAGAGCGTGTCGAACGAGCGGATGGCCGACCGCGAGATGGTCCTGCGCTTCATGGCGTTCCGGCTGACCGACCCGTCCGAGCACAGGGAACGGGACTTCGACCAGTTCCTCGTCGACTCCATGCACCGCGTCAACCGGCTCAGCCTCGGCCGGCGCTACGACCTGGCAGTGGAGTTCAAGAAGGCCATGTGGTGCGCCACCGAACTGTTCGGTGATCACGCGTTCCGGAAATGGCGTGGCGGCAAGGGCAAGTCGCCCATCAACAAAGCCCTGTTCGAGGCTGTCGCGGTCAATCTCGCCATCCTGGACGATCACAGGCGTGAGGCTTTGGTAACGTCCCGTGACAGGGTGCTCGAAGGGTTCTTCGAGCTGATGAAGGACTGGGACTTCGACCGCGCCATCTCCGTCGCCACCGGCGACCCGAAGAAGGTGCGGACCCGGTTCGGCATGCTGAACGAGCTCTTCTCGGGGGTGGCGAGCGGTGATTGA
- a CDS encoding helix-turn-helix transcriptional regulator, producing MADGTGGTGAGSGGGEPEVSDSLRTFGEVVKGFRKRAGVTQEEFALRVQYSVPTVASIEQGRRFPPAAFVDRAEEILDAFGILRAASRRLSRQPGLASWFRQWARLEAEAITLWTYECRVIPGLLQTEAYARSVTESVPPVKDEEQVDRQVASRLERQELFRRRPPIAFSFIVEQALIERGTGGVEATRNLIDHLLERAAEFNVELQIMPLRQPDHAGFDGPMQLLETSDNKWLGYAEGQRGGMLVSDSKEVSIMLQRYARMRSQALPPEDSRSLLKRLRGAL from the coding sequence ATGGCGGACGGTACGGGTGGGACGGGGGCCGGTTCGGGCGGCGGCGAGCCCGAGGTGTCGGACAGTCTCAGGACGTTCGGCGAGGTCGTCAAGGGGTTCCGTAAGCGGGCGGGCGTGACGCAGGAGGAGTTCGCGCTGAGGGTGCAGTACTCGGTGCCGACGGTCGCCTCCATCGAACAGGGCCGCCGCTTCCCGCCTGCGGCATTCGTGGACAGGGCGGAGGAGATCCTGGACGCGTTCGGCATCCTGCGGGCCGCGTCACGGCGTCTGTCACGTCAGCCGGGGCTGGCGAGTTGGTTCAGGCAGTGGGCTCGGCTGGAGGCGGAGGCGATCACTTTGTGGACGTACGAATGCCGAGTGATCCCGGGCCTGTTGCAGACGGAGGCGTACGCGCGCTCGGTGACCGAGAGCGTCCCTCCGGTCAAGGACGAGGAGCAGGTCGACCGGCAAGTGGCTTCCCGGCTGGAGCGCCAGGAACTGTTCCGGCGCAGGCCGCCGATCGCATTCAGCTTCATCGTCGAGCAGGCACTCATCGAGCGTGGTACGGGTGGCGTGGAGGCGACTCGGAATCTGATCGACCATCTGCTGGAGCGGGCGGCCGAGTTCAACGTCGAGCTTCAGATCATGCCGCTGCGGCAGCCGGATCATGCGGGGTTCGACGGGCCCATGCAGCTTCTGGAAACTTCCGACAATAAGTGGCTCGGCTATGCCGAAGGCCAGCGCGGCGGGATGTTGGTCTCCGACTCCAAGGAGGTCAGCATCATGCTCCAGCGGTATGCCAGGATGCGCTCACAGGCTCTGCCCCCTGAGGACTCCCGGAGCCTGCTGAAGCGATTGCGAGGAGCGCTATGA
- a CDS encoding DNA methyltransferase: MTYDSLVNHGDYLSAHYLAEVLPKDLKAKDGLLARWATAEDDARRAHSAAVAAAKAAGADPATVPPRARTPREGLRALHGPYFASRADFAQDAAALAEPDAPVPADWAKRLTDLHLATLRALGYGDAHEQTVTVHRAGHEYSVQAAHAEPGLIAVSCGWTAEPDAALDPDGAGRLLHPVALEASGRLTDAKAVTDFLFEGEEPPRYVLLLAGGVIVLADRLAWHEGRYLAADLDAALNRRDDRNGGELDTLAALFGADSLRVPEEGGASPLAGFVDKSGKHAVGVSTELREGLRLSVEWIANEVLARLRSPENGVSPQQLDDPARLAKELSRESLRYLYRILFLLYAEAQPALGILPADYPEYARGYGLQRLGDLVVRDLVGERSRRGFHLYESLDLLFRKVEEGHREYGSEPEDLIAEEADRAATKAEQEAAAQLAAGAVTRAEYTDLIREADRARRAAARSADVGLRFEPLKSELFQKDAVRLISSGLIENPSYEGEAEGADEGGSGGPKRGEFLDTRLRNETLHKVLRRLMLTKGKGRERGGFISYAQLGINQLGAVYEGLMSYSGFIAEEDLYEVAKGGDASGGSWMIPASRVQDYPESVFVERAHEETGRPIRVVHPKGSFVYRLAGRDRQTSASYYTPKSLTEVTVELALKHRLDQDGTTTPARELLEWKICEPALGSGAFLNEAIDQVAAEYLRRRETELAPRRVDAEQRQIELQKVKAYIALHNAYGVDLNATAVELAEVSLWLNSMHPGMRAPWFGLHLRRGNSLIGAGRKVYAADALPHGDWLSKKSPLPPTELPFRAGPLPEGSVHHFLLPAIGWGAVAAEPEAKKLAEDQAKALGQWRRGVQRAPKAYKPFEEQEEEPREKRQKRYDRWAKAAEKTEMWRVQRVARRAEFLWSLVAKRLELSERKVSRRIDVWGADWLEPSAEATDKQKVLDDLTALGTPYWRLKTVMDAWCALWFWPLDKVADLDGTSPDYAAGGGVVREEEVAALLAGAAPAAPAEAPVPTGPAPGDLAWQAAGLFDDPDGEQGELGEVNALAADGGKGLKSRTRRAGEKGGREAQIGADRWREVIPLKTFADWLDFLETTLGTNDADGSFLDGLDDLPVDEALPILEDFERDMDGALGMDRAFNLRSRFPWLHVVEDIAGTTEKDIKAEDGHGFFHWELHFAHVFRGSGGGFDLQVGNPPWVRPDWNEGVVLAEFEPWFQLSEKPSATTWRERKADVLSDPGQRTSYLHDLVATSGTAMYLSNSVTYSLIAGTRPDLYRAFMCATWAHTAGRGTVGLVHPDSHFSGDKEARLREAAYERLLIHGDFVNAGNRFFPPPVGRSSHFGVHIYGQPGEIGFDHLSWLFSVDALRNSEHDDGTAPDPGVRYGSTWDERPHQKRIVRVDEETLARWQRLTGEEDQPVRQARLLSPVSTAEAQAINALADYPVRLDAYSPQISSGYNEKIAKDDGLIGYNRPDERGLVHSPADWSEVILKGPQLGLANPMFKQPSQGGGEVLGLNPMTLADDAVPESEYVYVAEKAVYRAAQDKWSDGRTLDQLKASAREVAKTRIAVAKGREIAPEKVTEEEVEGQLVRQLRRPYTEFYRVMWREFIAPDTERSLYVVLAPPGPAHIHAVRSAALVDNRNTALTAGFWSGIPIDYLLRTTRVRHLDAASARRLPVPSEGHPLASALLLRTLRLNCLTSAYSDLWAELYDPSWPGYEPWAVGWSGMQALHDVGPAWQRGTPLRSERARRAALVEIDAIVAVWLGVSADALVAMYKSRFPIMQDFDASTWFDANERKVAGDRYTYGHGQTKEDYEQFLTYEKGERPEPPAGYAAPFFKANREQEMRAAHAYFADRLPGATNKGERVSDSASG, encoded by the coding sequence GTGACGTACGACTCGCTGGTCAACCACGGCGACTACCTCTCGGCGCACTACCTCGCCGAGGTCCTGCCGAAGGACCTGAAGGCCAAGGACGGTCTCCTCGCACGCTGGGCGACGGCCGAGGACGACGCGCGCCGCGCCCACTCCGCCGCCGTGGCCGCGGCGAAGGCGGCGGGCGCCGACCCGGCCACCGTCCCGCCCCGCGCCCGCACGCCCCGCGAGGGCCTGCGCGCCCTGCACGGCCCCTACTTCGCGAGCCGGGCCGACTTCGCGCAGGACGCCGCCGCCCTCGCCGAACCGGACGCGCCCGTCCCCGCCGACTGGGCCAAGCGCCTCACCGACCTCCACCTGGCCACTCTCCGCGCTCTCGGTTACGGCGACGCGCACGAGCAGACCGTCACCGTCCACCGTGCCGGACACGAGTACAGCGTCCAGGCCGCGCACGCCGAGCCGGGCCTCATCGCGGTCTCCTGCGGCTGGACCGCCGAGCCCGACGCCGCCCTCGACCCGGACGGCGCGGGCCGCCTGCTGCACCCGGTGGCACTGGAGGCGTCCGGCCGCCTCACCGACGCCAAGGCGGTCACCGACTTCCTCTTCGAGGGCGAGGAGCCGCCGCGTTACGTCCTTCTCCTCGCCGGTGGCGTCATCGTCCTCGCGGACCGGCTCGCCTGGCACGAGGGCCGCTATCTCGCCGCCGACCTGGACGCCGCGCTCAACCGCCGCGACGACCGTAACGGAGGCGAACTCGACACTCTGGCCGCCCTGTTCGGCGCGGACTCGCTGCGCGTACCCGAGGAGGGCGGCGCCTCGCCGCTCGCCGGGTTCGTCGACAAGTCCGGCAAGCACGCCGTCGGCGTCTCCACCGAACTGCGCGAGGGCCTGCGGCTGTCCGTCGAGTGGATCGCCAACGAGGTCCTGGCCCGCCTCCGCTCGCCCGAGAACGGCGTCTCCCCGCAGCAGCTCGACGACCCGGCGCGCCTCGCCAAGGAACTCAGCCGCGAGTCGCTGCGCTACCTCTACCGCATCCTGTTCCTGCTGTACGCGGAGGCCCAGCCCGCGCTCGGCATCCTGCCCGCCGACTATCCGGAGTACGCGCGCGGCTACGGCCTCCAGCGCCTCGGCGACCTCGTCGTACGCGACCTGGTCGGCGAGCGCTCCCGCCGCGGCTTCCACCTGTACGAGTCCCTCGACCTCCTCTTCCGGAAGGTCGAGGAGGGCCACCGGGAGTACGGCAGCGAGCCCGAGGACCTGATCGCCGAGGAGGCAGACCGGGCCGCGACGAAGGCGGAGCAGGAGGCCGCCGCACAGCTCGCCGCCGGAGCCGTCACCCGGGCCGAGTACACCGACCTGATCCGCGAGGCCGACCGTGCCCGCCGCGCCGCCGCCCGCAGCGCCGACGTGGGCCTGCGCTTCGAGCCGCTGAAGTCGGAGCTGTTCCAGAAGGACGCCGTACGCCTCATCTCGTCGGGCCTCATCGAGAACCCCTCCTACGAGGGGGAAGCCGAGGGTGCGGACGAGGGCGGGAGCGGGGGCCCGAAGCGCGGCGAGTTCCTGGACACGCGGCTGCGCAACGAGACACTGCACAAGGTGCTGCGCCGCCTGATGCTCACCAAGGGCAAGGGGCGCGAGCGCGGCGGCTTCATCTCGTACGCCCAGCTCGGCATCAACCAACTGGGCGCCGTCTACGAAGGGTTGATGTCGTACTCCGGCTTCATCGCCGAGGAGGACCTGTACGAGGTCGCCAAGGGCGGGGACGCGTCCGGCGGCAGCTGGATGATCCCGGCGTCACGGGTCCAGGACTACCCGGAGTCGGTGTTCGTCGAGCGCGCCCACGAGGAGACCGGCCGGCCCATCCGTGTGGTCCACCCGAAGGGCTCGTTCGTCTACCGCCTGGCGGGCCGCGACCGCCAGACCTCGGCCTCGTACTACACCCCGAAGTCCCTCACCGAGGTCACCGTCGAACTGGCCCTCAAGCACCGCCTGGACCAGGACGGCACCACCACCCCGGCGCGCGAACTCCTGGAGTGGAAGATCTGCGAGCCCGCGCTCGGCTCGGGCGCGTTCCTCAACGAGGCCATCGACCAGGTGGCGGCGGAGTACCTGCGGCGCCGCGAGACCGAGTTGGCGCCACGCCGTGTCGACGCCGAGCAGCGCCAGATCGAACTCCAGAAGGTCAAGGCGTACATCGCCCTCCACAACGCGTACGGCGTCGACCTGAACGCCACCGCCGTGGAGCTGGCGGAGGTGTCCCTCTGGCTCAACTCCATGCACCCCGGCATGCGGGCCCCCTGGTTCGGCCTGCACCTGCGGCGCGGCAACTCGCTGATCGGCGCGGGCCGGAAGGTGTACGCGGCGGATGCGCTGCCGCACGGCGACTGGCTGTCCAAGAAGTCGCCGCTGCCGCCGACCGAACTCCCCTTCCGCGCAGGGCCGTTGCCCGAGGGCTCCGTTCACCACTTCCTCCTCCCGGCGATCGGCTGGGGCGCGGTCGCAGCCGAACCGGAGGCGAAGAAGCTCGCGGAGGATCAGGCGAAGGCGCTGGGGCAGTGGCGCAGGGGCGTCCAGCGGGCGCCGAAGGCATACAAGCCCTTCGAGGAGCAGGAAGAGGAGCCGAGGGAGAAGCGGCAGAAACGGTACGACCGCTGGGCCAAGGCGGCGGAGAAGACGGAGATGTGGCGCGTCCAACGGGTCGCCCGCCGGGCCGAGTTCCTGTGGAGCCTGGTCGCCAAGCGCCTGGAACTGTCGGAGCGGAAGGTGTCCCGGCGGATCGACGTCTGGGGCGCCGACTGGCTCGAACCGTCCGCCGAGGCGACCGACAAGCAGAAGGTCCTCGACGACCTGACCGCCCTCGGCACACCGTACTGGCGGCTGAAGACCGTCATGGACGCCTGGTGCGCGCTGTGGTTCTGGCCGCTGGACAAGGTGGCCGACCTCGACGGTACGAGTCCGGACTACGCGGCGGGCGGGGGCGTCGTCCGCGAAGAGGAAGTGGCGGCGCTGCTGGCCGGGGCGGCGCCGGCCGCTCCCGCAGAGGCCCCCGTGCCGACCGGGCCCGCACCGGGGGACCTCGCCTGGCAGGCGGCGGGGCTGTTCGACGATCCGGATGGCGAGCAGGGGGAGTTGGGTGAGGTGAACGCCCTTGCCGCCGACGGCGGGAAGGGCCTGAAGAGCCGTACCCGCCGGGCCGGTGAGAAGGGCGGGCGCGAGGCGCAGATCGGGGCGGACAGGTGGCGTGAGGTCATCCCGCTGAAGACGTTCGCGGACTGGCTGGACTTCCTGGAGACGACGCTCGGCACCAACGACGCGGACGGGTCCTTCCTGGACGGCCTGGACGACCTCCCCGTGGACGAGGCGCTGCCCATCCTGGAGGACTTCGAGCGCGACATGGACGGCGCGCTGGGCATGGACCGCGCGTTCAACCTCCGGTCGCGGTTCCCGTGGCTCCACGTGGTGGAGGACATCGCGGGCACGACCGAGAAGGACATAAAGGCGGAGGACGGGCACGGGTTCTTCCACTGGGAGCTGCACTTCGCGCATGTTTTTCGGGGGTCTGGTGGGGGGTTCGACCTTCAGGTGGGGAATCCGCCTTGGGTCAGGCCGGACTGGAACGAGGGCGTGGTGCTCGCCGAGTTCGAGCCCTGGTTCCAGCTCTCGGAGAAGCCGTCGGCGACGACGTGGCGCGAGCGGAAGGCCGACGTACTGTCAGATCCCGGCCAGCGAACGTCCTACTTGCACGACTTGGTCGCCACAAGTGGCACGGCCATGTACCTGAGCAACTCGGTGACGTATTCGCTGATCGCGGGTACGAGACCGGACCTCTACCGGGCGTTCATGTGCGCCACATGGGCTCACACGGCTGGCAGGGGAACGGTGGGCCTCGTCCACCCTGACTCGCACTTCAGCGGTGACAAGGAAGCGCGACTGAGGGAGGCGGCCTACGAACGGCTTCTGATTCATGGAGACTTCGTCAATGCGGGCAACCGGTTCTTCCCGCCGCCGGTTGGGCGATCCAGTCACTTCGGGGTGCACATCTACGGACAGCCCGGCGAGATCGGCTTCGACCACCTGTCTTGGTTGTTTTCTGTGGATGCCCTACGCAATTCGGAGCACGACGACGGCACAGCGCCGGATCCAGGAGTTCGGTACGGCAGCACGTGGGACGAACGGCCTCATCAAAAGCGCATCGTGCGGGTGGACGAAGAGACTCTTGCCCGGTGGCAGCGCCTGACGGGTGAGGAGGATCAACCTGTCCGGCAGGCCCGGCTGTTGTCACCCGTGAGCACGGCAGAAGCTCAGGCAATCAACGCCCTAGCGGACTATCCGGTTCGGCTGGATGCCTACTCTCCACAGATCAGCAGCGGCTACAACGAGAAGATCGCCAAGGACGATGGCCTCATTGGCTACAACAGGCCAGACGAGCGCGGCTTGGTTCATAGTCCAGCCGATTGGTCCGAGGTGATCCTCAAGGGGCCTCAACTCGGCCTGGCAAACCCGATGTTCAAGCAGCCGAGCCAGGGCGGGGGCGAGGTCCTGGGTCTCAACCCGATGACGCTCGCTGATGACGCCGTGCCAGAGTCCGAATACGTGTACGTGGCGGAGAAGGCCGTCTACCGCGCGGCGCAGGACAAGTGGAGCGACGGCCGGACCTTGGACCAGCTGAAGGCTTCGGCGCGCGAGGTGGCGAAGACGCGGATCGCTGTCGCCAAGGGTCGGGAGATTGCGCCGGAGAAGGTTACGGAGGAGGAAGTCGAGGGGCAGCTGGTGAGGCAATTGCGGCGGCCTTATACGGAGTTCTATCGGGTGATGTGGCGGGAATTTATCGCCCCCGATACTGAGCGTAGCCTGTATGTCGTATTGGCGCCCCCCGGACCTGCTCACATCCACGCTGTGCGGAGTGCGGCACTGGTGGACAATCGGAATACTGCGCTGACAGCGGGCTTTTGGTCAGGAATTCCTATTGACTATCTCTTGCGGACGACGCGTGTTAGGCATCTTGATGCAGCGTCGGCTCGGCGACTTCCAGTTCCGTCAGAAGGGCATCCGCTAGCTTCTGCGCTACTTCTGCGAACGCTACGACTTAACTGTCTTACCTCTGCTTACTCGGACCTATGGGCCGAGCTATACGATCCCTCGTGGCCTGGATACGAGCCGTGGGCGGTGGGCTGGTCGGGCATGCAGGCACTCCACGACGTGGGCCCAGCCTGGCAGCGTGGTACTCCGTTGCGCAGCGAGAGAGCCCGGAGGGCGGCACTTGTTGAGATTGACGCCATTGTTGCAGTCTGGCTTGGGGTGAGTGCTGACGCGCTGGTAGCAATGTACAAGTCACGCTTTCCGATCATGCAAGACTTCGATGCCTCCACTTGGTTCGACGCGAACGAACGTAAGGTCGCCGGTGATCGCTACACCTATGGCCACGGACAAACTAAAGAGGACTACGAGCAGTTCCTTACTTACGAGAAGGGTGAGCGGCCTGAGCCCCCTGCGGGTTACGCAGCGCCTTTCTTTAAGGCGAATCGTGAGCAGGAAATGCGTGCAGCACATGCGTACTTCGCTGACCGTCTTCCAGGGGCAACGAACAAGGGTGAACGGGTGTCCGACAGTGCGTCAGGGTGA
- a CDS encoding ATP-binding protein, whose translation MRPISTLQSPVTVRVFAQRFSSTPLGARLARHLAVHRLHDWGIPYGSGTSDTAALLVAELASNAVTHGRVPGWDFELRLSLDTYAYARTLRVDVSDARGERRPLRPDEITVPEAGSEDGRGLLLVAELADRWAVLDRVPVGKTVRVEVDLPH comes from the coding sequence ATGAGGCCCATCTCCACTCTCCAAAGCCCCGTTACCGTACGTGTGTTCGCTCAACGATTCAGCTCCACCCCGCTGGGCGCCCGCCTGGCCCGCCACCTCGCGGTGCACCGGCTGCACGACTGGGGCATCCCGTACGGCTCGGGCACCTCCGACACCGCCGCCCTCCTCGTAGCCGAACTCGCCAGCAACGCCGTCACGCACGGGCGCGTACCGGGCTGGGACTTCGAACTCCGGCTCAGTCTCGACACGTACGCGTACGCGCGCACCCTGCGCGTCGACGTCTCCGACGCGCGCGGTGAGCGCAGGCCTCTCCGGCCCGACGAGATCACCGTCCCGGAGGCAGGTTCCGAGGACGGGCGAGGGTTGCTGCTCGTCGCGGAGCTGGCCGACCGCTGGGCCGTCCTGGACCGCGTACCGGTCGGCAAGACCGTCCGCGTCGAAGTGGACCTGCCGCACTGA